A region from the Vicia villosa cultivar HV-30 ecotype Madison, WI linkage group LG3, Vvil1.0, whole genome shotgun sequence genome encodes:
- the LOC131661254 gene encoding probable LRR receptor-like serine/threonine-protein kinase At3g47570, whose amino-acid sequence MIQHILLLCFLLHNFRFIICINNNNTDKDTLLSFKLQLTDPNSALSSWRQDSNHCTWYGVNCSKVGERVQSLNLSGLSLYGKLLSDLSNLTYLHSLDLSKNNFHGQIPIQFAHFTLLNVIQLAFNNLSGSLPPQLGQLHNLVSLDFSVNNLIGEIPSTFGNLISLKNLSLARNKFAGEIPVELGNLRNLSRLQLSENNFTGKFPTSIFFNLSSLVFLSLTKNNLSGELPQNFGHAFPNLTTLALATNRFEGVIPNSISNSSHLQIIDLANNRFHGPIPLFNNLKNLTHLTLGSNYLTSTTSLNLKFFDSLRNSSQLQILMVNDNNLTGELPNSVAYLSGNLQQFCVSNNQLNGSVPKGMNKFQNLISFSFEQNYFTGELPLELGSLKNLEQLLIYQNRLSGEIPDIFGNLTNLYILAIGNNQFSGRIHASIGKCKRLTLLDLEMNKLAGVIPMEIFQLSGLTTLYLHGNFLNGSLPLEFKMEQLETMIVSDNKLSGNIPKIEVNVLKTLKMARNNFSGSIPNSLGDLASLVTLDLSSNNLTGPIPESLEKLEYMVRLNLSFNKLEGEVPMKGVFMNLSQVDLQGNNRLCGLNNQVTHKLGVTVCVAGKKNKRNILLPIILGIIGAIVLFASMLYLLWLLISLKKHEEENRSLSSTPLKGLPQNISYGDIRLATNNFSSTNLVGKGGFGSVYKGVFNTSTYESQTTILAVKVLDLQQRKASQSFSAECEALKNIRHRNLVKVITSCSSTDYKGDDFKALVMQFMPNGNLEMNLYPEDLESGSLLTLLQRLNIAIDVASAMDYLHHDCDPPIVHCDLKPANVLLDEDMVAHVADFGLARFLSQNPSEKHSSTLELKGSIGYIAPEYGLGGKASTSGDVYSFGILLLEMLIAKKPTDEMFKEGLNMNNFEKKLLNIVDQRLINHYEYSTQNFSSDSHSGESSDISYSDRSNTYKAEECIAAAMRIGLSCVAHHPKDRWTMREALTKLHGIKHFILGL is encoded by the exons ATGATCCAACATATTTTGCTTCTATGTTTCCTACTTCATAATTTTCGTTTCATCATTTGCATCAACAATAACAACACGGATAAAGATACACTTCTATCTTTCAAATTACAGCTAACTGATCCAAACAGTGCTTTGTCCAGTTGGAGACAAGATTCTAATCATTGTACATGGTATGGAGTCAACTGTTCCAAAGTTGGTGAAAGAGTTCAGTCTCTCAACTTATCAGGACTTAGTCTCTATGGTAAACTACTTTCTGATCTCTCAAACCTCACTTACCTTCATTCACTTGACCTTTCTAAGAACAATTTTCATGGCCAAATTCCTATCCAATTTGCTCACTTCACACTCCTCAATGTCATTCAATTAGCTTTCAACAATCTCTCAGGCTCACTTCCACCACAACTAGGGCAACTTCATAATCTAGTAAGTTTAGACTTTTCTGTCAATAATCTCATAGGTGAAATCCCTTCAACTTTTGGCAATCTCATTTCTCTTAAGAATCTTTCTTTGGCAAGGAACAAGTTTGCAGGTGAGATTCCAGTTGAATTGGGCAATCTCCGTAATCTTTCAAGACTTCAACTCTCAGAAAATAATTTCACTGGCAAGTTTCCTACTTCTATTTTCTTCAACCTCTCTTCCTTAGTTTTCTTATCCCTCACAAAGAACAATCTATCAGGCGAGTTACCGCAAAATTTTGGCCACGCCTTTCCAAACTTAACCACACTTGCTCTTGCAACTAATAGGTTTGAAGGGGTGATTCCAAATTCTATATCCAATTCATCACATCTTCAAATTATTGATCTTGCTAACAATAGATTTCATGGACCAATACCTCTTTTCAACAACCTGAAAAACCTCACTCATTTGACACTAGGTAGTAACTATCTCACTTCGACAACATCATTGAATTTAAAGTTCTTTGATTCGCTTAGAAACTCCAGTCAGTTGCAAATTCTTATGGTCAATGATAACAACTTGACCGGTGAACTTCCAAATTCTGTTGCCTATCTTTCAGGCAATCTACAACAGTTCTGTGTTTCTAATAATCAGCTAAATGGAAGTGTTCCTAAAGGAATGAACAAGTTTCAAAATCTCATATCCTTCTCTTTTGAACAGAATTATTTCACTGGCGAGTTACCATTAGAATTAGGATCACTCAAGAATTTGGAGCAGCTATTGATATACCAAAACAGATTGTCTGGTGAAATTCCTGATATATTTGGCAATTTAACAAATCTGTATATTCTTGCAATAGGAAACAACCAATTCTCAGGTAGAATTCACGCGAGCATTGGAAAATGCAAGAGATTGACTCTTCTTGACTTGGAAATGAATAAGCTTGCCGGTGTCATACCAATGGAGATTTTTCAACTCTCTGGATTGACAACTTTGTACTTACACGGAAACTTTTTGAACGGATCGCTTCCTCTTGAATTCAAGATGGAGCAGTTAGAGACCATGATTGTTTCAGACAACAAGCTGTCGGGGAACATTCCTAAAATCGAAGTAAACGTCTTGAAGACACTTAAGATGGCAAGAAATAATTTTAGTGGCTCAATTCCAAATAGTCTAGGAGATTTAGCATCCCTTGTGACCTTGGATTTATCATCAAACAATCTCACTGGCCCAATTCCCGAGAGTTTAGAAAAGCTTGAGTATATGGTGAGGTTAAATTTGTCTTTCAACAAATTGGAAGGAGAGGTTCCTATGAAAGGTGTTTTTATGAACCTAAGCCAGGTTGATCTCCAAGGTAACAACAGATTATGCGGCCTTAACAATCAAGTTACGCACAAGTTGGGAGTCACTGTGTGTGTTGCGGGTAAGAAAAACAAGAGAAACATTTTACTCCCTATCATACTAGGGATTATAGGTGCGATTGTTTTGTTCGCTTCAATGCTCTATCTGCTGTGGCTGCTAATTTCCTTAAAGAAACATGAGGAGGAGAATAGAAGTTTGTCATCAACTCCTCTTAAGGGTTTGCCTCAAAATATATCCTATGGTGATATTAGGCTTGCTACAAACAATTTTTCTTCCACAAACTTGGTTGGAAAAGGAGGCTTTGGTTCTGTTTACAAGGGTGTGTTCAACACCAGCACTTACGAAAGTCAAACCACCATACTTGCTGTTAAAGTTCTTGACCTGCAACAAAGAAAAGCCTCTCAGAGTTTTAGTGCAGAATGCGAAGCTTTGAAAAACATTAGGCATCGGAATCTTGTCAAGGTGATCACTTCTTGCTCTAGCACTGATTACAAGGGGGATGATTTTAAGGCACTGGTTATGCAATTCATGCCTAATGGTAATCTAGAGATGAATTTATACCCAGAAGATCTCGAGTCAGGATCTTTACTAACCTTGTTGCAAAGGTTGAATATTGCTATTGATGTAGCTTCTGCCATGGACTACTTGCACCATGATTGTGATCCACCAATAGTCCATTGTGATCTTAAACCTGCCAATGTCCTGCTAGATGAAGATATGGTTGCACATGTAGCAGATTTTGGGTTGGCAAGGTTTCTCTCTCAAAATCCATCAGAGAAACATAGCAGCACGCTGGAACTGAAAGGGTCAATTGGCTATATTGCCCCAG aatatggtttaggaGGCAAGGCTTCAACTAGTGGTGATGTCTACAGTTTTGGGATCCTACTACTAGAGATGTTGATAGCCAAAAAACCAACAGATGAAATGTTCAAAGAAGGATTAAACATGAACAATTTTGAGAAGAAATTACTGAATATTGTTGATCAAAGGCTTATTAACCATTATGAATATTCAACACAAAACTTTAGCAGCGATAGTCATAGTGGTGAATCCAGCGACATCAGCTATAGTGATCGTAGCAACACATACAAAGCTGAGGAGTGCATAGCTGCTGCAATGAGAATTGGCTTGTCATGTGTAGCACATCATCCCAAAGATAGGTGGACCATGAGAGAAGCCTTGACAAAATTACATGGAATTAAGCACTTTATTCTAGGCTTGTAA